A region from the Drosophila ananassae strain 14024-0371.13 chromosome 2L, ASM1763931v2, whole genome shotgun sequence genome encodes:
- the LOC6501619 gene encoding unconventional myosin-XVIIIa isoform X2: MFNFMKKSAGDDDKERRKREKKLRKEAKGTGFGSGTGIGIGGVGGVTGSMSTDELLRLDEVRRSLKIRGRRKEKEKLPSGITADYSADFFAALANADSSGNGSNGGTSTGGPEQDRGNEEIVASVMTHIESRSSNGAGVSVNYSEVTHSLLAGGAKNRFLPPVPPKPPKRGILKGSRSNMTNVHEEITFTGGGGTPEMLVRNTMQNELLAAGSIGSNSSQHGTSFTSVESLRSDGEQPGVHQRAMTLPANARYGAAPQANSHLHVLTSPSPSADSLTDTTNSSFATPPFSLSPVGESQGIDRWARVHAFEDVELPLPPVQLVQLPPPRQLVIRRQKSPRQDFGFSLRKAICLDRTESLMSPIFRPVIFAEPGAGGGATGLLPGDRLIKVNGTSVGELSREIIIEMIRNSGDAVTVEVQPVAELVELSKRCMAPSTATVEEIDHSITNGNCNTLRRSASKRFKRQSRHENGNGGAGEGGAGGVAHDLEADVADGSQPERVWLVHRGGFTAAIRLPTAASGRDEEQHKVSLRLMHNGEQLTVDEDDVEKQNSPTLDLAEDICELKYLNEASVLHCLRQRYASNLIHTKAGPTLLVVNPMAPLSLYSEKVVSMFRGCKTEDMPPHVYSLAQTAYRSLVETRRDQSLIFMGRSGSGKSTSFKHALNYLALAAGAYNNFINAEKVNALCTILEAFGNTKTCLNSNATRMTQLLSLDFDQTGQIASASLQVLLPERQRAGRRLAHEHSFHIMTRLLAGAAGLLQKELHLENISSEDSHPFISLSQKLEDRHRAANDFMRTVAAFETLNIDAKAVRGIWSILAAIYHLGIAGVTKLGVGSTARTQFANPTAARKAAGLLGVNLEDLSSAAFGLTQPNAPNGGLSPSKSPTSDTGHEWAWECLEALVIGLYSEALAAVVALINRQICTSAHTIASIMLIDTPGFQNPASCGQQVGATLADLRHNYLQERLQMLFHHTTLVAPRDRYAQELVEIEMDHASECHPGPLISLIDKAPQNHVVRSSQRDLREHDRRGMLWLLDEEAIYPNSNDDTFLERLFSHYGDREHHTLLRKCAGPRQFVLHHLQGTNPVLYAVDGWVRNSREHPGIRNAVSLLQDSSREEINRLYIGSLTRGSGAMVFCGSFAGLEGTQSLRRVSSIRRSFTTAGVKRNSIMLQVKFTVDGIIDTLRRTGTHFVHCYLLQHNAGKHAKFTANGSPSSAAGQASSEEEMVNVPLLRSQLRGSQVVEAARLHRLGFPESVPLLEFVRRFGLLAGDLASNKDVSVEQILSVNELDVASYRIGPSQILFRSGVLSELEAKRDVLLSDRIIQLQAFCRGYLARKKMSQRRVQELAVRCIQRNVKAFLAVRDWPWWRLLVRVTPLLNVHRTEEQLKTANEELLMLRAKLEKIECDRSEVKAENQKLEAKLSELTVDLAEERSTAHIATERLEAETAERLKLEKELGDQANKVKNLQETTEKLEMELICAKSDLNGISEDEDAENEDGGVGGGVYKLKYERVARELEFTKRRLHTQHEHDLEQLVGLKKQLEKKLSDAYEEVEEQRQVVGQWKRKAQKMTNEMNDLRMLLEEQNARNNLLEKKQRKFDAECQSLQDAARQERQAKERYGREKDVLQAEKFTLEQTLADTRLDLDLKEEKLASLQRELEEMTFGGGTEEEFAQLRRSKNETERRAKEQEEELDEMAGQIQLLEQAKLRLEMTLETMRKEARRESQQRDEELEEVRGNGYKKIKALECQLETEHEERTLLLREKHELERRLSSMEDRDRVDRDAEEAMNQKLRRDLRKYKALLKDAQTQLERLKADTPGKTLIRQLRNQLEDAESARSLAMKARQTAEAELTEVQAMFEESHRARNDAEERANAAHRDRAELQAQIEENEEELSELMKKYSATVKQLNTEQINVSEAEFKLNEMEAERNNLKEQVAELQHRLDNVENMGDPSMAMMSKRLELRTKELESRLELEQATRARLEVQVTRHKEALEKLQNEVTQSKMREMQAQDVLKKSQKSLRDMREEYHTVSSREQESLTRRKDLEKKMEQMESEGAALKNDLRLALQRIADLQQAMEEEGEEELSESDESISSVGSISDLEERLRPVHVKRSSQQSLNGSIGGGGGGGGTVVSTTRTVVYEKDDNSPSFFLL; the protein is encoded by the exons ATGTTCAACTTTATGAAGAAGAGCGCCGGCGACGACGACAAGGAGCGTCGCAAGCGCGAGAAGAAGCTGCGCAAAGAGGCTAAGGGCACCGGCTTCGGCTCCGGCaccggaatcggaatcggaggCGTTGGCGGCGTCACCGGGAGCATGAGCACCGACGAGCTGCTCCGTCTGGACGAGGTGCGTCGCTCGCTGAAGATCCGCGGCCGGCgcaaggagaaggagaagcTACCGAGTGGCATCACGGCGGACTACAGTGCCGATTTCTTTGCCGCCCTGGCGAATGCCGACTCTAGTGGCAACGGCAGCAATGGAGGAACTTCGACTGGTGGCCCCGAACAGGATCGTGGCAATGAGGAGATTGTAGCATCTGTGATGACCCACATCGAGAGCCGTTCGTCCAACGGCGCCGGCGTGAGTGTCAACTACAGCGAGGTCACACATTCCCTGCTGGCCGGCGGCGCCAAG AATCGCTTTCTGCCGCCTGTGCCGCCAAAACCGCCAAAGCGCGGAATTCTGAAAGGATCCCGTAGTAACATGACCAATGTACACGAGGAAATTACCTTTACAGGTGGAGGCGGAACCCCGGAGATGCTCGTGCGCAATACCATGCAGAATGAACTGCTGGCAGCTGGCTCCATTGGCTCCAACTCGAGCCAGCACGGCACCTCCTTCACCTCCGTGGAGAGCCTCCGTAGCGACGGCGAGCAGCCGGGCGTCCACCAACGGGCCATGACCCTGCCGGCAAACGCCCGCTACGGAGCTGCTCCTCAAGCCAACAGCCATCTGCATGTGCTCACCTCGCCATCACCCAGCGCCGATAGTCTCACAGATACCACAAACTCCTCGTTCGCCACGCCACCCTTCTCCCTGAGTCCAGTCGGCGAGTCACAGGGCATCGATCGCTGGGCCCGCGTTCATGCCTTCGAGGATGTGgagctgccgctgccgccagTGCAACTGGTGCAGCTGCCACCGCCCAGGCAGCTGGTCATCCGGCGCCAGAAGTCGCCGAGACAAGATTTCGGGTTTAGTCTGCGAAAGGCCATATGCTTGGATAGAACCGAGTCCCTGATGTCGCCCATCTTTAGGCCGGTGATTTTCGCCGAGCCAGGTGCTGGAGGTGGTGCTACCGGGCTGCTGCCCGGCGACCGCCTCATCAAGGTGAACGGCACTTCAGTGGGGGAGTTGTCGCGTGAAATCATCATAGAAATGATACGAAACAGCGGTGATGCCGTCACAGTAGAG GTCCAACCCGTGGCCGAGCTGGTGGAGCTGAGCAAGCGCTGTATGGCACCCAGTACAGCCACCGTGGAGGAGATCGATCATTCCATTACCAATGGCAACTGCAACACCCTCCGGCGCAGTGCCAGCAAGCGTTTCAAGCGACAG AGCCGCCATGAGAACGGCAACGGAGGAGCTGGCGAGGGCGGCGCCGGAGGAGTGGCTCATGATCTGGAGGCGGACGTGGCTGATGGCAGCCAGCCGGAGCGTGTATGGCTGGTGCATCGCGGCGGCTTCACTGCCGCCATTCGCCTGCCGACGGCAGCATCTGGCCGGGATGAGGAACAGCACAAGGTGAGCCTCCGCCTGATGCACAATGGGGAACAGCTGACCGTCGACGAGGACGATGTGGAGAAGCAGAACAGCCCGACCCTGGACCTGGCCGAGGACATCTGTGAGCTGAAGTATCTGAACGAGGCGTCGGTGCTGCACTGCCTCCGTCAGCGATACGCCAGCAATCTCATCCACACCAAGGCGGGGCCCACGCTCCTCGTGGTCAACCCGATGGCCCCGCTATCCCTCTACTCCGAAAAG GTTGTCTCCATGTTCCGCGGCTGCAAGACGGAGGACATGCCGCCCCACGTCTACTCACTGGCCCAGACCGCCTACAGGAGTTTGGTTGAGACGCGGCGCGACCAGAGCTTGATATTCATGGGCCGGTCTGGCTCTGGCAAATCCACCAGTTTCAAGCATGCTCTCAACTACCTGGCGTTGGCAGCTG GAGCCTACAATAACTTCATCAATGCTGAGAAGGTCAATGCCCTCTGTACCATTCTGGAGGCCTTTGGCAACACAAAAACTTGTCTCAACTCCAACGCCACTCGGATGACGCAACTGCTCAGCCTGGACTTCGACCAGACTGGCCAAATTGCATCCGCCTCCCTGCAG GTTCTTCTGCCAGAACGACAGCGAGCTGGCCGGCGTTTGGCTCATGAACATAGTTTCCACATCATGACGCGACTCTTGGCGGGAGCAGCTGGATTGTTGCAGAAGGAGCTGCACCTGGAAAACATCTCCTCGGAGGACAGTCATCCATTCATTTCACTCTCACAGAAGCTGGAGGATCGCCACAGAGCCGCCAATGATTTTATGCGCACTGTGGCAGCCTTCGAGACGCTCAACATTGATGCCAAGGCAGTGCGCGGAATCTGGAGCATTCTGGCAGCCATTTACCACCTCGGCATCGCGGGAGTCACAAAGCTGGGAGTGGGCTCCACGGCGCGCACTCAGTTCGCCAATCCCACCGCTGCCCGCAAGGCGGCCGGGCTGTTGGGCGTTAATCTGGAGGATCTGTCGTCGGCCGCCTTTGGTCTGACACAGCCGAATGCGCCCAACGGCGGCCTGAGTCCCTCCAAGTCGCCCACCTCCGACACCGGACACGAGTGGGCATGGGAGTGCCTGGAGGCGTTGGTCATTGGCCTGTACTCGGAGGCCTTGGCGGCAGTTGTCGCCTTGATTAATCGACAGATCTGCACCTCGGCCCACACCATAGCCTCGATCATGCTAATAGATACGCCTGGCTTCCAGAACCCAGCTAGTTGTGGCCAGCAGGTGGGCGCAACTCTGGCCGATTTGCGTCACAACTATTTGCAGGAGCGCCTACAGATGCTCTTCCATCACACCACCCTGGTGGCGCCGCGCGACCGCTACGCCCAGGAGCTGGTAGAGATCGAGATGGACCATGCCTCGGAGTGTCATCCGGGACCGCTAATATCGCTGATTGACAAGGCGCCCCAGAACCATGTGGTGCGTTCCTCTCAGCGAGACTTACGTGAGCACGATCGCCGGGGAATGCTATG GCTCCTTGATGAGGAAGCAATCTACCCCAACTCCAACGACGACACATTCCTTGAACGTCTGTTCTCGCACTACGGGGATCGGGAGCATCATACGCTGCTGCGCAAGTGCGCCGGTCCCCGCCAGTTTGTGCTCCACCATCTGCAGGGCACCAATCCCGTACTCTATGCCGTGGATGGCTGGGTGAGGAACAGTCGCGAGCATCCTGGCATAAGGAATGCGGTTTCCCTGCTGCAGGACAGCAGCCGGGAGGAGATCAACCGCCTCTACATTGGCTCTCTGACTCGTGGCTCGGGTGCCATGGTGTTCTGCGGCTCTTTTGCCGGCCTGGAGGGCACCCAATCCCTGCGCCGTGTCTCCAGCATTCGCAGATCCTTCACCACAGCCGGCGTGAAGCGGAATTCGATCATGTTGCAGGTGAAGTTCACGGTGGATGGAATCATTGACACGCTGCGCCGCACCGGCACCCACTTTGTCCACTGCTATCTGTTGCAACACAATGCCGGGAAGCATGCCAAGTTCACGGCCAACGGATCTCCCAGCTCGGCGGCGGGCCAGGCCTCTAGCGAGGAGGAAATGGTCAATGTGCCACTATTAAGGAGTCAG CTACGTGGCTCGCAAGTCGTGGAGGCTGCTCGACTGCATCGCCTGGGCTTCCCAGAATCAGTTCCCCTTCTGGAGTTTGTGCGTCGGTTTGGCCTATTGGCCGGAGACTTGGCCAGCAACAAGGATGTGAGCGTGGAGCAGATACTCTCAGTCAATGAGTTGGACGTGGCCAGTTACCGCATTGGACCTAGTCAG ATCCTCTTCCGTTCTGGAGTTCTCAGCGAACTGGAAGCCAAGCGCGATGTCCTGCTCTCAGATCGCATCATTCAGCTGCAGGCCTTCTGCCGAGGGTATCTGGCCCGGAAAAAGATGTCCCAGCGTCGGGTGCAG GAACTGGCCGTTCGCTGCATCCAGCGGAATGTGAAGGCCTTCCTGGCCGTCCGTGACTGGCCCTGGTGGCGCCTCCTGGTCCGAGTCACGCCCCTCCTCAACGTCCACCGCACCGAGGAGCAACTGAAGACCGCCAACGAGGAGCTCCTCATGCTGCGCGCCAAACTGGAGAAGATCGAATGCGATCGCAGCGAGGTCAAGGCGGAGAACCAAAAGTTGGAAGCCAAG CTATCCGAACTGACGGTGGACCTGGCCGAGGAGCGCTCCACAGCCCACATCGCCACCGAGCGGCTGGAGGCGGAGACCGCCGAACGCCTCAAGCTGGAGAAGGAGCTGGGCGATCAGGCCAACAAGGTGAAGAACCTCCAGGAGACCACCGAGAAGCTGGAAATGGAACTCATATGCGCCAAGTCCGATCTGAATGGCATCTCCGAGGACGAGGATGCGGAGAACGAGGACGGCGGCGTGGGTGGCGGTGTCTACAAGCTCAAGTACGAGCGGGTGGCCCGGGAGCTGGAGTTCACCAAACGGCGTCTGCATACGCAGCACGAGCACGATCTGGAACAGCTGGTCGGGCTTAAGAAGCAATTGGAGAAGAAG CTTTCCGATGCCTACGAAGAAGTTGAGGAGCAACGTCAAGTTGTGGGCCAATGGAAGCGCAAGGCTCAGAAGATGACCAACGAGATGAACGATCTGCGCATGCTGCTCGAGGAGCAAAATGCCCGAAACAATTTGCTCGAGAAGAAGCAGCGCAAGTTCGATGCCGAGTGCCAGTCCCTGCAGGATGCGGCTCGCCAGGAGCGTCAGGCCAAGGAGCGCTACGGCCGCGAGAAGGATGTCCTGCAGGCCGAGAAGTTTACGCTGGAGCAGACCCTAGCG GACACCCGCTTGGATCTGGACCTGAAGGAAGAGAAGCTAGCTTCGCTGCAGCGCGAACTGGAAGAGATGACCTTTGGGGGCGGAACCGAAGAAGAGTTCGCCCAGCTGCGGCGCTCTAAAAACGAAACAGAACGCCGGGccaaggagcaggaggaggaacTGGACGAGATGGCAGGCCAGATACAGCTGCTGGAGCAGGCCAAACTCCGTCTGGAGATGACACTGGAGACCATGCGCAAAGAGGCACGCCGCGAGTCCCAGCAGCGTGATGAGGAGCTGGAAGAAGTTCGCGGCAATGGCTACAAAAAGATCAAGGCCCTGGAGTGCCAACTGGAGACAGAGCATGAGGAGCGAACCCTGCTCCTCCGTGAGAAGCACGAGCTGGAGCGACGCCTGTCCTCTATGGAGGATCGTGATCGCGTGGACCGCGACGCTGAGGAGGCAATGAACCAGAAGCTGCGCCGTGATCTCCGCAAATACAAGGCTCTGCTCAAGGACGCTCAGACCCAGCTGGAGCGCCTCAAGGCGGACACGCCAGGCAAGACGCTTATTCGCCAGCTGCGGAATCAACTGGAAGACGCAGAGTCCGCTCGATCTCTGGCCATGAAGGCGCGTCAAACAGCCGAAGCGGAACTCACCGAAGTCCAGGCCATGTTCGAGGAGTCACATCGCGCCCGAAACGATGCCGAGGAGCGAGCCAATGCGGCGCACAGGGATCGCGCCGAGCTCCAGGCTCAAATCGAGGAGAACGAGGAGGAGCTCAGCGAACTGATGAAGAAGTACAGTGCCACAGTGAAGCAATTGAACACCGAGCAGATAAATGTATCCGAAGCGGAGTTCAAGCTCAACGAAATGGAGGCTGAACGAAACAATCTCAAAGAGCAGGTGGCCGAGCTACAGCACCGCTTGGACAATGTCGAAAATATGGGCGATCCATCCATGGCCATGATGTCGAAGAG atTGGAGCTTCGCACCAAGGAACTGGAATCCcggctggagctggagcaggcCACTCGGGCGCGTCTGGAAGTGCAGGTGACCCGTCACAAGGAGGCCCTGGAGAAGCTGCAGAACGAGGTGACGCAGTCGAAGATGCGCGAAATGCAGGCCCAGGACGTGCTCAAGAAGTCGCAAAAGAGTCTCCGCGATATGCGTGAGGAGTACCACACGGTGTCCAGTCGCGAGCAGGAGTCCCTGACGCGGCGCAAGGACCTCGAAAAGAAGATGGAGCAAATGGAATCGGAGGGAGCGGCCCTGAAGAACGACCTCCGGCTGGCACTTCAGCGGATAGCCGATCTGCAACAGGCCATGGAGGAGGAGGGCGAAGAGGAACTTAGCGAGAG
- the LOC6501619 gene encoding unconventional myosin-XVIIIa isoform X7 codes for MFNFMKKSAGDDDKERRKREKKLRKEAKGTGFGSGTGIGIGGVGGVTGSMSTDELLRLDEVRRSLKIRGRRKEKEKLPSGITADYSADFFAALANADSSGNGSNGGTSTGGPEQDRGNEEIVASVMTHIESRSSNGAGVSVNYSEVTHSLLAGGAKNRFLPPVPPKPPKRGILKGSRSNMTNVHEEITFTGGGGTPEMLVRNTMQNELLAAGSIGSNSSQHGTSFTSVESLRSDGEQPGVHQRAMTLPANARYGAAPQANSHLHVLTSPSPSADSLTDTTNSSFATPPFSLSPVGESQGIDRWARVHAFEDVELPLPPVQLVQLPPPRQLVIRRQKSPRQDFGFSLRKAICLDRTESLMSPIFRPVIFAEPGAGGGATGLLPGDRLIKVNGTSVGELSREIIIEMIRNSGDAVTVEVQPVAELVELSKRCMAPSTATVEEIDHSITNGNCNTLRRSASKRFKRQSRHENGNGGAGEGGAGGVAHDLEADVADGSQPERVWLVHRGGFTAAIRLPTAASGRDEEQHKVSLRLMHNGEQLTVDEDDVEKQNSPTLDLAEDICELKYLNEASVLHCLRQRYASNLIHTKAGPTLLVVNPMAPLSLYSEKVVSMFRGCKTEDMPPHVYSLAQTAYRSLVETRRDQSLIFMGRSGSGKSTSFKHALNYLALAAGAYNNFINAEKVNALCTILEAFGNTKTCLNSNATRMTQLLSLDFDQTGQIASASLQVLLPERQRAGRRLAHEHSFHIMTRLLAGAAGLLQKELHLENISSEDSHPFISLSQKLEDRHRAANDFMRTVAAFETLNIDAKAVRGIWSILAAIYHLGIAGVTKLGVGSTARTQFANPTAARKAAGLLGVNLEDLSSAAFGLTQPNAPNGGLSPSKSPTSDTGHEWAWECLEALVIGLYSEALAAVVALINRQICTSAHTIASIMLIDTPGFQNPASCGQQVGATLADLRHNYLQERLQMLFHHTTLVAPRDRYAQELVEIEMDHASECHPGPLISLIDKAPQNHVVRSSQRDLREHDRRGMLWLLDEEAIYPNSNDDTFLERLFSHYGDREHHTLLRKCAGPRQFVLHHLQGTNPVLYAVDGWVRNSREHPGIRNAVSLLQDSSREEINRLYIGSLTRGSGAMVFCGSFAGLEGTQSLRRVSSIRRSFTTAGVKRNSIMLQVKFTVDGIIDTLRRTGTHFVHCYLLQHNAGKHAKFTANGSPSSAAGQASSEEEMVNVPLLRSQLRGSQVVEAARLHRLGFPESVPLLEFVRRFGLLAGDLASNKDVSVEQILSVNELDVASYRIGPSQLS; via the exons ATGTTCAACTTTATGAAGAAGAGCGCCGGCGACGACGACAAGGAGCGTCGCAAGCGCGAGAAGAAGCTGCGCAAAGAGGCTAAGGGCACCGGCTTCGGCTCCGGCaccggaatcggaatcggaggCGTTGGCGGCGTCACCGGGAGCATGAGCACCGACGAGCTGCTCCGTCTGGACGAGGTGCGTCGCTCGCTGAAGATCCGCGGCCGGCgcaaggagaaggagaagcTACCGAGTGGCATCACGGCGGACTACAGTGCCGATTTCTTTGCCGCCCTGGCGAATGCCGACTCTAGTGGCAACGGCAGCAATGGAGGAACTTCGACTGGTGGCCCCGAACAGGATCGTGGCAATGAGGAGATTGTAGCATCTGTGATGACCCACATCGAGAGCCGTTCGTCCAACGGCGCCGGCGTGAGTGTCAACTACAGCGAGGTCACACATTCCCTGCTGGCCGGCGGCGCCAAG AATCGCTTTCTGCCGCCTGTGCCGCCAAAACCGCCAAAGCGCGGAATTCTGAAAGGATCCCGTAGTAACATGACCAATGTACACGAGGAAATTACCTTTACAGGTGGAGGCGGAACCCCGGAGATGCTCGTGCGCAATACCATGCAGAATGAACTGCTGGCAGCTGGCTCCATTGGCTCCAACTCGAGCCAGCACGGCACCTCCTTCACCTCCGTGGAGAGCCTCCGTAGCGACGGCGAGCAGCCGGGCGTCCACCAACGGGCCATGACCCTGCCGGCAAACGCCCGCTACGGAGCTGCTCCTCAAGCCAACAGCCATCTGCATGTGCTCACCTCGCCATCACCCAGCGCCGATAGTCTCACAGATACCACAAACTCCTCGTTCGCCACGCCACCCTTCTCCCTGAGTCCAGTCGGCGAGTCACAGGGCATCGATCGCTGGGCCCGCGTTCATGCCTTCGAGGATGTGgagctgccgctgccgccagTGCAACTGGTGCAGCTGCCACCGCCCAGGCAGCTGGTCATCCGGCGCCAGAAGTCGCCGAGACAAGATTTCGGGTTTAGTCTGCGAAAGGCCATATGCTTGGATAGAACCGAGTCCCTGATGTCGCCCATCTTTAGGCCGGTGATTTTCGCCGAGCCAGGTGCTGGAGGTGGTGCTACCGGGCTGCTGCCCGGCGACCGCCTCATCAAGGTGAACGGCACTTCAGTGGGGGAGTTGTCGCGTGAAATCATCATAGAAATGATACGAAACAGCGGTGATGCCGTCACAGTAGAG GTCCAACCCGTGGCCGAGCTGGTGGAGCTGAGCAAGCGCTGTATGGCACCCAGTACAGCCACCGTGGAGGAGATCGATCATTCCATTACCAATGGCAACTGCAACACCCTCCGGCGCAGTGCCAGCAAGCGTTTCAAGCGACAG AGCCGCCATGAGAACGGCAACGGAGGAGCTGGCGAGGGCGGCGCCGGAGGAGTGGCTCATGATCTGGAGGCGGACGTGGCTGATGGCAGCCAGCCGGAGCGTGTATGGCTGGTGCATCGCGGCGGCTTCACTGCCGCCATTCGCCTGCCGACGGCAGCATCTGGCCGGGATGAGGAACAGCACAAGGTGAGCCTCCGCCTGATGCACAATGGGGAACAGCTGACCGTCGACGAGGACGATGTGGAGAAGCAGAACAGCCCGACCCTGGACCTGGCCGAGGACATCTGTGAGCTGAAGTATCTGAACGAGGCGTCGGTGCTGCACTGCCTCCGTCAGCGATACGCCAGCAATCTCATCCACACCAAGGCGGGGCCCACGCTCCTCGTGGTCAACCCGATGGCCCCGCTATCCCTCTACTCCGAAAAG GTTGTCTCCATGTTCCGCGGCTGCAAGACGGAGGACATGCCGCCCCACGTCTACTCACTGGCCCAGACCGCCTACAGGAGTTTGGTTGAGACGCGGCGCGACCAGAGCTTGATATTCATGGGCCGGTCTGGCTCTGGCAAATCCACCAGTTTCAAGCATGCTCTCAACTACCTGGCGTTGGCAGCTG GAGCCTACAATAACTTCATCAATGCTGAGAAGGTCAATGCCCTCTGTACCATTCTGGAGGCCTTTGGCAACACAAAAACTTGTCTCAACTCCAACGCCACTCGGATGACGCAACTGCTCAGCCTGGACTTCGACCAGACTGGCCAAATTGCATCCGCCTCCCTGCAG GTTCTTCTGCCAGAACGACAGCGAGCTGGCCGGCGTTTGGCTCATGAACATAGTTTCCACATCATGACGCGACTCTTGGCGGGAGCAGCTGGATTGTTGCAGAAGGAGCTGCACCTGGAAAACATCTCCTCGGAGGACAGTCATCCATTCATTTCACTCTCACAGAAGCTGGAGGATCGCCACAGAGCCGCCAATGATTTTATGCGCACTGTGGCAGCCTTCGAGACGCTCAACATTGATGCCAAGGCAGTGCGCGGAATCTGGAGCATTCTGGCAGCCATTTACCACCTCGGCATCGCGGGAGTCACAAAGCTGGGAGTGGGCTCCACGGCGCGCACTCAGTTCGCCAATCCCACCGCTGCCCGCAAGGCGGCCGGGCTGTTGGGCGTTAATCTGGAGGATCTGTCGTCGGCCGCCTTTGGTCTGACACAGCCGAATGCGCCCAACGGCGGCCTGAGTCCCTCCAAGTCGCCCACCTCCGACACCGGACACGAGTGGGCATGGGAGTGCCTGGAGGCGTTGGTCATTGGCCTGTACTCGGAGGCCTTGGCGGCAGTTGTCGCCTTGATTAATCGACAGATCTGCACCTCGGCCCACACCATAGCCTCGATCATGCTAATAGATACGCCTGGCTTCCAGAACCCAGCTAGTTGTGGCCAGCAGGTGGGCGCAACTCTGGCCGATTTGCGTCACAACTATTTGCAGGAGCGCCTACAGATGCTCTTCCATCACACCACCCTGGTGGCGCCGCGCGACCGCTACGCCCAGGAGCTGGTAGAGATCGAGATGGACCATGCCTCGGAGTGTCATCCGGGACCGCTAATATCGCTGATTGACAAGGCGCCCCAGAACCATGTGGTGCGTTCCTCTCAGCGAGACTTACGTGAGCACGATCGCCGGGGAATGCTATG GCTCCTTGATGAGGAAGCAATCTACCCCAACTCCAACGACGACACATTCCTTGAACGTCTGTTCTCGCACTACGGGGATCGGGAGCATCATACGCTGCTGCGCAAGTGCGCCGGTCCCCGCCAGTTTGTGCTCCACCATCTGCAGGGCACCAATCCCGTACTCTATGCCGTGGATGGCTGGGTGAGGAACAGTCGCGAGCATCCTGGCATAAGGAATGCGGTTTCCCTGCTGCAGGACAGCAGCCGGGAGGAGATCAACCGCCTCTACATTGGCTCTCTGACTCGTGGCTCGGGTGCCATGGTGTTCTGCGGCTCTTTTGCCGGCCTGGAGGGCACCCAATCCCTGCGCCGTGTCTCCAGCATTCGCAGATCCTTCACCACAGCCGGCGTGAAGCGGAATTCGATCATGTTGCAGGTGAAGTTCACGGTGGATGGAATCATTGACACGCTGCGCCGCACCGGCACCCACTTTGTCCACTGCTATCTGTTGCAACACAATGCCGGGAAGCATGCCAAGTTCACGGCCAACGGATCTCCCAGCTCGGCGGCGGGCCAGGCCTCTAGCGAGGAGGAAATGGTCAATGTGCCACTATTAAGGAGTCAG CTACGTGGCTCGCAAGTCGTGGAGGCTGCTCGACTGCATCGCCTGGGCTTCCCAGAATCAGTTCCCCTTCTGGAGTTTGTGCGTCGGTTTGGCCTATTGGCCGGAGACTTGGCCAGCAACAAGGATGTGAGCGTGGAGCAGATACTCTCAGTCAATGAGTTGGACGTGGCCAGTTACCGCATTGGACCTAGTCAG ctaaGCTGA